A genome region from Musa acuminata AAA Group cultivar baxijiao chromosome BXJ3-5, Cavendish_Baxijiao_AAA, whole genome shotgun sequence includes the following:
- the LOC135638394 gene encoding arogenate dehydratase/prephenate dehydratase 2, chloroplastic-like: MALRLPPPAASAANITSKNRGRFAGRIDIRAAANQKVEHDRSREVYTSRPRKSPSPLGTAEEMASRLGHDIAVANLERLFRQQTAGGDRPPADGGSSGRPVRVAYQGSRGSYCQEAAARAFPSSACEAFPCAHMEDAFAVLEDHSADRAVVPAENSLDGPIDRNLDLLLRHPGVRILGELVLPVNHCLLSLPGAPRSGLRRVISHPQALSHCRRSLEALDLEVDEVCSAAEAAQFVAENRVADTAVIGSKMAAREFGLWVLEPDFQDQHLGGNFNRFLQLGLPSHAQGLSSSSSTSGRRSEQKTTVAFTLEDGASDLFRAMWIFESRGVKVLRVDHRPNRAKPLRVVERGGDGLGTATYLDYVFVLDLVGSASDPAVEAALAQMTEIAGFVRVLGSYVSTCHPGIN; encoded by the coding sequence ATGGCGCTCAGGCTTCCTCCTCCGGCGGCTTCTGCTGCTAACATTACCAGCAAGAACAGAGGACGCTTTGCTGGGCGTATCGATATCAGAGCTGCTGCCAATCAGAAGGTAGAGCATGATAGGAGCAGAGAGGTCTACACCTCTCGTCCTCGTAAGAGCCCCTCGCCTTTGGGAACGGCCGAGGAGATGGCCTCGCGCTTGGGCCACGACATCGCAGTTGCCAACCTCGAGCGCCTCTTCCGGCAACAGACCGCCGGGGGGGATCGTCCGCCTGCCGACGGTGGCTCATCCGGCCGCCCAGTCCGCGTGGCCTACCAGGGCTCCCGCGGTTCCTACTGCCAGGAGGCCGCCGCCCGGGCCTTCCCCTCCTCGGCCTGCGAGGCCTTCCCCTGTGCCCACATGGAGGACGCCTTCGCCGTCCTCGAGGACCACTCGGCGGACCGGGCCGTGGTGCCCGCCGAGAACTCCCTCGACGGGCCCATCGATCGCAACCTcgacctcctcctccgccacccgGGCGTCCGCATCCTGGGCGAGCTCGTCCTCCCCGTGAACCATTGCTTGCTCTCCCTCCCGGGCGCGCCCAGATCCGGCCTCCGCCGGGTCATCAGCCACCCGCAGGCCCTGTCCCACTGCCGCCGGAGCCTGGAGGCCCTCGACCTGGAGGTCGACGAGGTCTGCAGCGCCGCGGAAGCCGCCCAGTTCGTGGCGGAGAACCGGGTCGCGGACACCGCGGTCATCGGGAGCAAGATGGCCGCCCGGGAGTTCGGCCTGTGGGTCCTGGAGCCCGATTTCCAGGACCAACACCTGGGCGGCAATTTCAACCGCTTCCTCCAGCTCGGGCTACCGTCCCACGCCCAGGGCCTGTCGTCGTCATCCTCCACCAGCGGACGCAGGTCGGAGCAAAAGACCACCGTGGCCTTCACTCTGGAGGACGGGGCGTCGGACCTGTTCCGAGCGATGTGGATCTTCGAGAGCCGAGGCGTCAAGGTGTTGCGCGTCGACCACCGGCCGAACCGCGCGAAGCCTCTCCGGGTGGTGGAGAGGGGCGGGGACGGGCTGGGGACGGCGACGTACCTCGACTACGTCTTCGTCTTGGACTTGGTAGGGAGCGCATCGGACCCCGCCGTCGAGGCCGCTCTCGCACAAATGACGGAGATCGCCGGCTTCGTGCGCGTGCTCGGTAGCTACGTCAGCACGTGCCACCCCGGAATTAATTGA
- the LOC135637884 gene encoding pentatricopeptide repeat-containing protein At4g38150-like: MSMAMASAAVHRSFLSSSSFSFERLFLCILGSSRLHSPGFKLTSTFSLPLHTYRRNVAIPPGVVIPRFSSGRPLLFASVRSFSASSSSKNTNSTASFDWSDDEEDGGDQIKTKAKEIDKSRLPPPYDPFNKKPVVEEPRDPSDLQEIFHRMRTEGLTNHAIKMFDALSKDGLIHEALQLLTIIKDKGTMPDVVAHTAVLEAYANAGGHAKEAIRTYERMLASGVSPNAYTFAVLIKGLAKDGRLPESRKYLLEMMGRGMRPNAGTYIAVFEAYLREQREDDARALLEEMREKGFMPEENAVRETIGKRGQVYRGIMNLLFGK; encoded by the coding sequence ATGTCCATGGCAATGGCCTCTGCTGCTGTCCATCGATCCTTCCTCTCCTCGTCTTCCTTCTCCTTCGAGCGCCTTTTTCTCTGCATCCTTGGTTCTAGTCGCTTGCACTCCCCCGGATTCAAGCTCACCTCCACCTTCTCCCTTCCCTTGCACACGTACCGACGCAATGTGGCCATTCCTCCCGGCGTCGTCATCCCCCGCTTCTCGTCAGGGCGTCCCCTCCTCTTTGCTTCCGTTCGCAGCTTCTCGGCGTCCTCCAGCTCCAAGAACACCAACAGCACCGCCTCCTTCGACTGGTCCGACGACGAGGAGGACGGCGGCGATCAGATAAAGACGAAGGCGAAGGAGATCGACAAGAGCCGGCTGCCCCCTCCCTACGACCCTTTCAACAAGAAGCCTGTGGTGGAGGAGCCCCGCGATCCATCCGACCTGCAGGAGATCTTCCACCGGATGCGCACCGAGGGCCTCACCAACCACGCCATCAAGATGTTCGACGCCCTGTCCAAGGACGGCCTCATTCACGAGGCCCTGCAGCTCTTGACCATCATCAAGGACAAGGGCACCATGCCCGACGTCGTCGCCCACACCGCCGTCCTCGAGGCCTACGCCAACGCCGGCGGCCACGCGAAGGAGGCCATCCGCACCTACGAGCGCATGCTCGCCTCCGGCGTGTCCCCGAATGCCTACACCTTCGCCGTCCTCATCAAGGGCCTTGCCAAAGATGGGAGGCTCCCGGAGTCTCGTAAATACCTTTTAGAGATGATGGGGAGGGGCATGCGCCCCAACGCTGGCACCTACATTGCGGTCTTCGAGGCCTACCTTCGGGAGCAGAGGGAAGACGACGCCAGGGCCCTGCTGGAGGAGATGAGAGAGAAGGGCTTCATGCCCGAGGAGAATGCAGTCAGGGAGACCATCGGCAAGCGCGGTCAGGTATATAGAGGCATCATGAACCTGCTCTTCGGCAAGTGA
- the LOC135638342 gene encoding patatin-like protein 6 isoform X1 has protein sequence MLVPLQLTKRNEEEIAMAVAAEEEEEEKLGFDTDKLSYEIFSILESKFLFGCDDTKLWVPAAPPLAPSSAVLPVAAAADSVKSQRGKVCVLCIDGGGGCGMRGILPGKVLAYLEHALKSKSGDPNARISDYFDVAAGTGVGGVLASMLFATRDGSLPLFRADDTWRFFVDRGERLFRKASPSPSSSGFLRCLFPGGGGSTTAAMERAMKEVFGKGLTLRDTVKPVLIPCYDLRSSAPFVFSRADALESESFDFRLWEVCRATWAELGRFEPAEISSVDGATSCVAVDGGLAMSNPAAAAITHVLHNKQEFPFVRGVEDLMVLSLGCGEVAVTEHLKLSRWGPKQGARPIARIAADGAADLVDHAVGLAFGQCRSSNYVRVQANGWNTGMCSVDVDHDASLGNVKVLLEAAEEMLRQKNVESVLFGGKRITEQTNMEKLDWLAGELVVEHQRRNCRIAPTVAFKQAVTKSSMSQAI, from the exons ATGCTGGTGCCGTTGCAACTGACTAAGAGGAACGAGGAGGAGATAGCAATGGcggtggcggcggaggaggaggaggaggagaagctcgGCTTCGACACCGACAAGCTAAGCTACGAAATCTTCTCTATTCTGGAAAGCAAGTTCCTTTTTGGCTGCGACGACACCAAACTCTGGGTCCCTGCGGCTCCTCCTTTGGCCCCCTCCTCCGCCGTCTTGCCAGTGGCGGCTGCGGCGGATTCCGTCAAGAGCCAGAGGGGCAAGGTCTGCGTGCTCTGCATTGATGGCGGCGGTGGCTGCGGGATGCGCGGTATCCTCCCCGGGAAGGTCCTCGCCTACCTCGAGCACGCCCTCAAGTCCAAGTCTGGGGACCCCAACGCGCGGATCTCCGACTACTTCGACGTTGCCGCAGGCACCGGCGTCGGGGGCGTCCTGGCCTCCATGCTCTTCGCCACCCGCGACGGCTCCCTCCCTCTCTTCCGCGCCGACGACACCTGGCGCTTCTTCGTGGACCGCGGGGAGCGCCTTTTTCGAAAGGCGTCGCCTTCGCCCTCCTCCTCGGGGTTCCTCCGCTGCCTCTTTCCAGGCGGCGGAGGGTCAACGACGGCGGCAATGGAGAGGGCCATGAAGGAAGTGTTCGGCAAGGGCCTCACTCTGCGGGACACGGTGAAGCCCGTGCTGATCCCGTGCTACGACCTGCGGAGCTCTGCCCCGTTCGTGTTCTCGCGCGCCGACGCCTTGGAGAGCGAGAGCTTCGACTTCCGTCTGTGGGAAGTGTGCCGGGCCACGTGGGCCGAGCTTGGGCGGTTCGAGCCGGCGGAGATCAGCTCGGTGGACGGAGCCACCTCCTGCGTCGCCGTCGACGGCGGGCTGGCGATGAGCAACCCGGCGGCGGCGGCCATCACCCACGTCCTCCACAACAAGCAGGAGTTCCCCTTCGTCCGCGGGGTGGAGGACCTCATGGTTCTCTCCCTCGGCTGCGGGGAGGTGGCGGTGACGGAGCATCTGAAGCTCAGCCGGTGGGGGCCCAAGCAAGGGGCCCGTCCCATCGCGCGGATAGCCGCCGACGGCGCGGCCGACCTCGTGGACCACGCCGTCGGGCTCGCCTTCGGCCAGTGTCGGAGCTCCAACTACGTGCGAGTCCAG GCTAATGGTTGGAATACGGGAATGTGCAGCGTGGATGTGGACCACGACGCGAGCCTAGGGAACGTGAAGGTGCTGTTGGAGGCAGCGGAGGAGATGCTGAGGCAGAAGAATGTTGAGTCGGTGTTATTTGGCGGGAAGAGGATTACCGAGCAGACGAACATGGAGAAgcttgattggcttgcaggggagCTCGTGGTGGAGCACCAGAGGAGGAATTGCCGAATAGCTCCCACTGTTGCATTCAAGCAAGCAGTCACCAAGTCTTCCATGTCTCAGGCCATTTAG
- the LOC135638342 gene encoding patatin-like protein 6 isoform X2, with translation MLVPLQLTKRNEEEIAMAVAAEEEEEEKLGFDTDKLSYEIFSILESKFLFGCDDTKLWVPAAPPLAPSSAVLPVAAAADSVKSQRGKVCVLCIDGGGGCGMRGILPGKVLAYLEHALKSKSGDPNARISDYFDVAAGTGVGGVLASMLFATRDGSLPLFRADDTWRFFVDRGERLFRKASPSPSSSGFLRCLFPGGGGSTTAAMERAMKEVFGKGLTLRDTVKPVLIPCYDLRSSAPFVFSRADALESESFDFRLWEVCRATWAELGRFEPAEISSVDGATSCVAVDGGLAMSNPAAAAITHVLHNKQEFPFVRGVEDLMVLSLGCGEVAVTEHLKLSRWGPKQGARPIARIAADGAADLVDHAVGLAFGQCRSSNYVRVQRGCGPRREPREREGAVGGSGGDAEAEEC, from the exons ATGCTGGTGCCGTTGCAACTGACTAAGAGGAACGAGGAGGAGATAGCAATGGcggtggcggcggaggaggaggaggaggagaagctcgGCTTCGACACCGACAAGCTAAGCTACGAAATCTTCTCTATTCTGGAAAGCAAGTTCCTTTTTGGCTGCGACGACACCAAACTCTGGGTCCCTGCGGCTCCTCCTTTGGCCCCCTCCTCCGCCGTCTTGCCAGTGGCGGCTGCGGCGGATTCCGTCAAGAGCCAGAGGGGCAAGGTCTGCGTGCTCTGCATTGATGGCGGCGGTGGCTGCGGGATGCGCGGTATCCTCCCCGGGAAGGTCCTCGCCTACCTCGAGCACGCCCTCAAGTCCAAGTCTGGGGACCCCAACGCGCGGATCTCCGACTACTTCGACGTTGCCGCAGGCACCGGCGTCGGGGGCGTCCTGGCCTCCATGCTCTTCGCCACCCGCGACGGCTCCCTCCCTCTCTTCCGCGCCGACGACACCTGGCGCTTCTTCGTGGACCGCGGGGAGCGCCTTTTTCGAAAGGCGTCGCCTTCGCCCTCCTCCTCGGGGTTCCTCCGCTGCCTCTTTCCAGGCGGCGGAGGGTCAACGACGGCGGCAATGGAGAGGGCCATGAAGGAAGTGTTCGGCAAGGGCCTCACTCTGCGGGACACGGTGAAGCCCGTGCTGATCCCGTGCTACGACCTGCGGAGCTCTGCCCCGTTCGTGTTCTCGCGCGCCGACGCCTTGGAGAGCGAGAGCTTCGACTTCCGTCTGTGGGAAGTGTGCCGGGCCACGTGGGCCGAGCTTGGGCGGTTCGAGCCGGCGGAGATCAGCTCGGTGGACGGAGCCACCTCCTGCGTCGCCGTCGACGGCGGGCTGGCGATGAGCAACCCGGCGGCGGCGGCCATCACCCACGTCCTCCACAACAAGCAGGAGTTCCCCTTCGTCCGCGGGGTGGAGGACCTCATGGTTCTCTCCCTCGGCTGCGGGGAGGTGGCGGTGACGGAGCATCTGAAGCTCAGCCGGTGGGGGCCCAAGCAAGGGGCCCGTCCCATCGCGCGGATAGCCGCCGACGGCGCGGCCGACCTCGTGGACCACGCCGTCGGGCTCGCCTTCGGCCAGTGTCGGAGCTCCAACTACGTGCGAGTCCAG CGTGGATGTGGACCACGACGCGAGCCTAGGGAACGTGAAGGTGCTGTTGGAGGCAGCGGAGGAGATGCTGAGGCAGAAGAATGTTGA
- the LOC135639005 gene encoding zinc finger CCCH domain-containing protein 24-like isoform X2 — translation MAAMEMTAPQPSEENEVANRESTAVVVSAGDDALEVGDGVDSSSAKRKREEEEREVEGVEETKVSDAGDGKTRRDLLWKTSLCSFYRRQPGKAGCSHGDACRYAHGEVELRIRPDNTWDPTSERAKKLLRASNNGDDAKAESSEAEDPTVDVTSLDKCLIGLPRKWASDNLKSFLDGQGILYKTAKKKKGMTVGFVCFEDSQQLESAIEVLNANSTSGKQIKVVDAIRRSHEKKSEIPTSNQTKGQLVDSEQCTDDPNTSTSTSLIEDDDAVEKNTSVFEGLVSKTTRTARDVVAPLADLPYGDQLEKKKKTLMQTLKRLTRNARKACPASVALPEWITKSRDIGGLPCKFEGILESPLANGYRNKCEFSVGVSLKGKPTVGFMVGNFREGITAIEEPINCPNVSRISSEYALIFQEFLQSSVLPIWNRLENKGFWRQFTVREGRKTSQISSTENAENSVVEVMLIIQVCSSDVDAEIMKNEFQKVVQCLAHGAAACQPPLPLTVIVVQDHKGISNAAPADCPLIPLMVPVAEQQLCSENKCATEARIHDYISNLRFSISPTAFFQVNTLAAERLYSLAGNWADLNPETLLFDICCGTGTIGLTLAHCVGMVVGIEMNASAVSDAQRNAMINDIKNCRFVCGKAEDVVGALLKEYLDVPKQHAKASKEEMLSCPENGPNKNLEPVGVSVENYDGGVKSEASLEGSSEENLTSDSMAVDGLDKDLNVSMETMGTCSAECSDTTEDNQVCKEPTEETCASKDEDGAVMHQFKNVVAIVDPPRVGLHPVVIKALRTHPRIRRLVYISCNPESLVANAIELCTPTTDMPEKGKGNRGWRNMSSAGLARHRTKSMPKSEPFQPVRAMAVDMFPHTDHCEMVMLLER, via the exons ATGGCGGCCATGGAAATGACGGCGCCGCAGCCCAGTGAAGAGAACGAAGTAGCGAACCGCGAGTCGACCGCGGTCGTCGTCTCCGCCGGAGATGATGCTTTGGAAGTCGGAGATGGCGTCGACTCTTCTTCCGCGAaacggaagagggaggaggaggagagagaagtTGAAGGAGTGGAAGAAACAAAGGTTTCGGATGCAGGAGATGGGAAGACGAGAAGGGACCTGTTGTGGAAGACGAGCCTGTGCTCGTTCTACCGGCGGCAGCCCGGTAAGGCGGGCTGTAGCCATGGAGACGCTTGCCGCTACGCCCACGGCGAGGTGGAGCTCCGCATTCGTCCCGATAACACGTGGGATCCCACCTCCGAGAGGGCCAAGAAGCTCCTTAGGGCCTCTAATAATGGAGATGATGCAAAGGCCGAATCTTCAGAGGCCGAAGACCCAACAGTCGATGTTACTTCGCTCGATAAATGCCTCATTGGCCTCCCGAGAAAGTGGGCATCGGACAACCTGAAGAGCTTCCTCGATGGTCAG GGAATTCTGTACAAAacagcaaaaaagaagaaaggaatGACTGTAGGTTTTGTGTGCTTTGAGGATAGCCAACAGCTCGAAAGCGCAATTGAG GTACTAAATGCGAATTCAACTAGTGGGAAACAAATAAAAGTCGTAGATGCCATTCGTCGGTCTCACGAAAAGAAATCTGAAATTCCAACTTCTAATCAAACTAAAGGGCAGCTTGTTGATAGTGAACAATGCACAGATGATCCCAATACCTCGACATCAACAAGCTTAATTGAGGATGATGATGCAGTTGAAAAAAACACTTCTGTTTTTGAAGGGCTAGTTTCAAAGACAACAAGAACTGCTCGTGATGTTGTTGCTCCTCTTGCTGATTTGCCCTATGGCGATcagttggagaagaagaagaagacacttaTGCAGACACTAAAAAGACTT ACTCGTAATGCACGAAAGGCTTGTCCTGCATCTGTTGCATTGCCAGAGTGGATAACTAAATCTAGGGATATTG GTGGTCTTCCTTGCAAATTTGAAGGTATATTAGAGTCACCACTAGCCAATGGGTATCGGAACAAATGTGAGTTCTCAGTTGGTGTTTCTTTGAAGGGTAAACCAACTGTTGGCTTTATGGTTGGAAATTTCAG GGAGGGTATAACAGCAATTGAGGAACCTATCAACTGCCCAAATGTGTCTAGGATATCCTCTGAATATGCTTTAATTTTTCAGGAGTTCCTACAGTCCTCAGTGTTGCCTATATGGAACAGGCTTGAGAACAAAGGGTTTTGGCGTCAGTTTACA GTTCGAGAAGGAAGGAAAACCAGCCAAATATCTTCTACAGAGAATGCAGAAAATTCTGTTGTGGAGGTTATGCTAATCATTCAG GTTTGCTCATCTGATGTTGATGCAGAAATAATGAAAAATGAATTCCAGAAGGTGGTCCAGTGTCTTGCGCATGGAGCAGCTGCTTGTCAACCTCCACTTCCTCTAACAGTAATTGTCGTGCAG GATCACAAAGGGATATCAAATGCTGCTCCAGCTGATTGTCCTTTGATTCCATTAATGGTACCAGTAGCGGAACAGCAGCTTTGCTCAGAAAATAAATGTGCAACTGAAGCAAGAATTCATGATTATATAAGCAATCTCCGCTTCTCTATATCTCCAACAGCATTTTTCCAA GTTAACACTCTTGCCGCAGAGAGGCTGTACTCACTTGCTGGAAATTGGGCAGATCTTAATCCAGAAACATTACTTTTTGATATATGTTGTGGGACAGGAACAATTGGCCTGACCTTAGCTCACTGTGTTGGCATG GTCGTTGGCATTGAAATGAATGCATCTGCAGTTTCTGATGCACAAAGAAATGCAATGATTAATGACATAAAGAATTGCAGGTTTGTCTGTGGGAAG GCAGAAGACGTTGTGGGGGCCTTACTCAAGGAATATCTTGATGTTCCGAAGCAGCATG CTAAAGCAAGCAAGGAGGAGATGCTATCATGTCCAGAAAATGGTCCTAATAAAAACTTGGAACCCGTAGGGGTATCAGTAGAGAATTATGATGGAGGAGTCAAGTCTGAAGCAAGTCTAGAAGGCTCCAGTGAAGAAAATTTGACTAGTGATTCCATGGCTGTTGATGGTCTAGACAAGGATCTTAATGTCTCAATGGAAACCATGGGAACTTGCTCAGCAGAGTGTAGTGACACAACTGAGGATAATCAGGTGTGTAAAGAACCGACTGAGGAGACATGTGCTTCTAAAGACGAGGATGGTGCAGTCATGCATCAATTTAAGAATGTCGTTGCCATTGTTGATCCACCACGTGTTGGACTCCATCCCGTG gtaatcaaagctttaaggacTCATCCACGTATAAGGCGCCTCGT CTATATTTCTTGCAATCCTGAAAGTTTAGTGGCTAATGCCATCGAACTCTGTACTCCGACCACCGATATGCCAGAGAAAGGGAAAGGCAATAGAGGATGGCGGAACATGAGCAGTGCTGGTCTGGCTAGGCATCGGACCAAATCGATGCCCAAGTCAGAGCCATTCCAACCAGTCAGGGCGATGGCAGTTGATATGTTTCCCCATACTGACCACTGTGAGATGGTGATGCTTCTTGAGCGCTGA
- the LOC135639005 gene encoding zinc finger CCCH domain-containing protein 24-like isoform X1, which produces MAAMEMTAPQPSEENEVANRESTAVVVSAGDDALEVGDGVDSSSAKRKREEEEREVEGVEETKVSDAGDGKTRRDLLWKTSLCSFYRRQPGKAGCSHGDACRYAHGEVELRIRPDNTWDPTSERAKKLLRASNNGDDAKAESSEAEDPTVDVTSLDKCLIGLPRKWASDNLKSFLDGQGILYKTAKKKKGMTVGFVCFEDSQQLESAIEVLNANSTSGKQIKVVDAIRRSHEKKSEIPTSNQTKGQLVDSEQCTDDPNTSTSTSLIEDDDAVEKNTSVFEGLVSKTTRTARDVVAPLADLPYGDQLEKKKKTLMQTLKRLTRNARKACPASVALPEWITKSRDIGGLPCKFEGILESPLANGYRNKCEFSVGVSLKGKPTVGFMVGNFREGITAIEEPINCPNVSRISSEYALIFQEFLQSSVLPIWNRLENKGFWRQFTVREGRKTSQISSTENAENSVVEVMLIIQVCSSDVDAEIMKNEFQKVVQCLAHGAAACQPPLPLTVIVVQDHKGISNAAPADCPLIPLMVPVAEQQLCSENKCATEARIHDYISNLRFSISPTAFFQVNTLAAERLYSLAGNWADLNPETLLFDICCGTGTIGLTLAHCVGMVVGIEMNASAVSDAQRNAMINDIKNCRFVCGKAEDVVGALLKEYLDVPKQHGIISEVSSMSHTAKASKEEMLSCPENGPNKNLEPVGVSVENYDGGVKSEASLEGSSEENLTSDSMAVDGLDKDLNVSMETMGTCSAECSDTTEDNQVCKEPTEETCASKDEDGAVMHQFKNVVAIVDPPRVGLHPVVIKALRTHPRIRRLVYISCNPESLVANAIELCTPTTDMPEKGKGNRGWRNMSSAGLARHRTKSMPKSEPFQPVRAMAVDMFPHTDHCEMVMLLER; this is translated from the exons ATGGCGGCCATGGAAATGACGGCGCCGCAGCCCAGTGAAGAGAACGAAGTAGCGAACCGCGAGTCGACCGCGGTCGTCGTCTCCGCCGGAGATGATGCTTTGGAAGTCGGAGATGGCGTCGACTCTTCTTCCGCGAaacggaagagggaggaggaggagagagaagtTGAAGGAGTGGAAGAAACAAAGGTTTCGGATGCAGGAGATGGGAAGACGAGAAGGGACCTGTTGTGGAAGACGAGCCTGTGCTCGTTCTACCGGCGGCAGCCCGGTAAGGCGGGCTGTAGCCATGGAGACGCTTGCCGCTACGCCCACGGCGAGGTGGAGCTCCGCATTCGTCCCGATAACACGTGGGATCCCACCTCCGAGAGGGCCAAGAAGCTCCTTAGGGCCTCTAATAATGGAGATGATGCAAAGGCCGAATCTTCAGAGGCCGAAGACCCAACAGTCGATGTTACTTCGCTCGATAAATGCCTCATTGGCCTCCCGAGAAAGTGGGCATCGGACAACCTGAAGAGCTTCCTCGATGGTCAG GGAATTCTGTACAAAacagcaaaaaagaagaaaggaatGACTGTAGGTTTTGTGTGCTTTGAGGATAGCCAACAGCTCGAAAGCGCAATTGAG GTACTAAATGCGAATTCAACTAGTGGGAAACAAATAAAAGTCGTAGATGCCATTCGTCGGTCTCACGAAAAGAAATCTGAAATTCCAACTTCTAATCAAACTAAAGGGCAGCTTGTTGATAGTGAACAATGCACAGATGATCCCAATACCTCGACATCAACAAGCTTAATTGAGGATGATGATGCAGTTGAAAAAAACACTTCTGTTTTTGAAGGGCTAGTTTCAAAGACAACAAGAACTGCTCGTGATGTTGTTGCTCCTCTTGCTGATTTGCCCTATGGCGATcagttggagaagaagaagaagacacttaTGCAGACACTAAAAAGACTT ACTCGTAATGCACGAAAGGCTTGTCCTGCATCTGTTGCATTGCCAGAGTGGATAACTAAATCTAGGGATATTG GTGGTCTTCCTTGCAAATTTGAAGGTATATTAGAGTCACCACTAGCCAATGGGTATCGGAACAAATGTGAGTTCTCAGTTGGTGTTTCTTTGAAGGGTAAACCAACTGTTGGCTTTATGGTTGGAAATTTCAG GGAGGGTATAACAGCAATTGAGGAACCTATCAACTGCCCAAATGTGTCTAGGATATCCTCTGAATATGCTTTAATTTTTCAGGAGTTCCTACAGTCCTCAGTGTTGCCTATATGGAACAGGCTTGAGAACAAAGGGTTTTGGCGTCAGTTTACA GTTCGAGAAGGAAGGAAAACCAGCCAAATATCTTCTACAGAGAATGCAGAAAATTCTGTTGTGGAGGTTATGCTAATCATTCAG GTTTGCTCATCTGATGTTGATGCAGAAATAATGAAAAATGAATTCCAGAAGGTGGTCCAGTGTCTTGCGCATGGAGCAGCTGCTTGTCAACCTCCACTTCCTCTAACAGTAATTGTCGTGCAG GATCACAAAGGGATATCAAATGCTGCTCCAGCTGATTGTCCTTTGATTCCATTAATGGTACCAGTAGCGGAACAGCAGCTTTGCTCAGAAAATAAATGTGCAACTGAAGCAAGAATTCATGATTATATAAGCAATCTCCGCTTCTCTATATCTCCAACAGCATTTTTCCAA GTTAACACTCTTGCCGCAGAGAGGCTGTACTCACTTGCTGGAAATTGGGCAGATCTTAATCCAGAAACATTACTTTTTGATATATGTTGTGGGACAGGAACAATTGGCCTGACCTTAGCTCACTGTGTTGGCATG GTCGTTGGCATTGAAATGAATGCATCTGCAGTTTCTGATGCACAAAGAAATGCAATGATTAATGACATAAAGAATTGCAGGTTTGTCTGTGGGAAG GCAGAAGACGTTGTGGGGGCCTTACTCAAGGAATATCTTGATGTTCCGAAGCAGCATGGTATCATTTCTGAAGTCTCGAGCATGAGTCATACAG CTAAAGCAAGCAAGGAGGAGATGCTATCATGTCCAGAAAATGGTCCTAATAAAAACTTGGAACCCGTAGGGGTATCAGTAGAGAATTATGATGGAGGAGTCAAGTCTGAAGCAAGTCTAGAAGGCTCCAGTGAAGAAAATTTGACTAGTGATTCCATGGCTGTTGATGGTCTAGACAAGGATCTTAATGTCTCAATGGAAACCATGGGAACTTGCTCAGCAGAGTGTAGTGACACAACTGAGGATAATCAGGTGTGTAAAGAACCGACTGAGGAGACATGTGCTTCTAAAGACGAGGATGGTGCAGTCATGCATCAATTTAAGAATGTCGTTGCCATTGTTGATCCACCACGTGTTGGACTCCATCCCGTG gtaatcaaagctttaaggacTCATCCACGTATAAGGCGCCTCGT CTATATTTCTTGCAATCCTGAAAGTTTAGTGGCTAATGCCATCGAACTCTGTACTCCGACCACCGATATGCCAGAGAAAGGGAAAGGCAATAGAGGATGGCGGAACATGAGCAGTGCTGGTCTGGCTAGGCATCGGACCAAATCGATGCCCAAGTCAGAGCCATTCCAACCAGTCAGGGCGATGGCAGTTGATATGTTTCCCCATACTGACCACTGTGAGATGGTGATGCTTCTTGAGCGCTGA